AATAATGAGGCAAAGGATAATATTAGCTTGTACAGAATGTGATAATCGTAATTATAATAAATATAAGAATAAAAAAAACACTTCAGGAAGAATTTCTTTAAAAAAGTACTGCAAGTTTTGTAAGAAACATACGGTGCATAAAGAGACCAAATAAAATTAATCTTATAAATATAAA
The DNA window shown above is from Atribacterota bacterium and carries:
- the rpmG gene encoding 50S ribosomal protein L33, with translation MRQRIILACTECDNRNYNKYKNKKNTSGRISLKKYCKFCKKHTVHKETK